CGACAGAACCCGACCCGACCCGAGATAACCCAGGCACGGCACGACACGGGCGACACCGGCAAGCCGGACAAGGATCCGGACTACCTGGTCGAAGGACATGTCTTCGACTGCTACTCACCGACGGCCACCAAGGCCGTTCGAGGGGTCTGGACGGCCGTCGAGGAGAAGATCTCCGGGCAGCAGACCCAACGCGTGGTGATCAACCTGCACGACTGGCGCGGCGACATCACCGCCCTCCAAAAGCAGTTCGACGACTGGCCCATCCCCCACCTCAAGGAGGTCGCGGCGGTGACCAGAAACGGTGACATCATCGAGTTTCTGAGACGAGACTGAGAGCGGGCAACACATGGGCATCGACTACCGACTGACCCTGGCCGGGGACATCCCGCTGGAGGAGGTCGCGCACCTCATCGCACCGCACCGATTCCGGGAGTCGACCAACGCCGGCTACCCTCGCCTGCTCACCGCCGACCTCACCACCGAGCAGGGGTTCGGAGTCAGCGTCATCGCCGGCAGCAACGGCTACTTCGACGCCGAGGACGACGACGGCACCCAGTGGGAATGGGAACCCGAACGGTACGTCAACGTCACCTTCGACATGACCAAGAACGACCCGCCGGAAACCGCGACCGCCGACATGGTGGCCACCGTGGCCCGGATCCTCACCAACCGCCCGGAAAACGCGGCCCTCGTCCTCAACAACAACTGGCTCCTGCTCACCCGCACCGACGGCACCCTGCGGAAACACCGAGCAGCATGGTGGGACAACTACCGGCTCACCGACACCTTCACCACATAGTCCCGACCCCACACCCGCAGCACGTCACACCCCGGAGCCCGAACCGGGCCCCGACACCACACTCAGGGACGACGCGAGCCCAGACCGCCCGCCGCACCCCATGCGTCACGGACTCGCCGGACCCGCGCTCCTCGGTGGGCCGACCTGTTATTCGCAGGCGATGCCGTTGTCGTCGCGGTCCAGCCAGCGGGAGTACCCGGGTCACCATCGGATCGGTAGCTTCCCACGGCCCGTACCGCGGCCCAGTCGCCTCGGTCGCCGTTGCCGCGTCCCGGATCGCAGGCCTCGCCGTCCCCGTCACGGTCGAACTCTGGCCGGTATCCAGGATCACGCCGGGGACCGACGACGGGCAGAACCAACGCGTGGCGCTGAACCTCACCGACTGGCGGGGCGACCCGGCGGCCCTGCGCCGCCAGTTCGACAGCTGGCCCATCGACGGGCTGAAGGAACTGGTCGCGGTCACCCGCGACGGTACGACCGTCCAGATCATCCGGCAGGACCGAGAAGGGAAGACTTGATGGCCGTGGACTTCCGTCTGGTCCTGGCCGGCGATCCGCCCGTCGGCGAGGTGGCCGCGCTGACCGCCGCCGAACCCGCCGAGACGCCGCAGCCGGCGTTCAAACCGGGCCTGCTCACCGCCCGACTGTACGACCAACGCGGCTACGCCGTCGCCGTCCGCTCCGGCAACCACGGCTACTACGAGTTCGAGACCGACGACGCCGCCCGCTGGGAGTGGGAACCGGACACCTACGTCAACGTCACCTTCTCCATGCGCGCCGACGACCTGGCCGAGAAGGGAGTTCCCAACATGGTGGCGGCGGTCGGCAGGGTCCTGACCGGTCGAGCGGAGGACGCCGCTCTGATCCAGGACGGCAATTATCTCTACCTGACCCGCATCGACGGCGTCATCCGCAAACACCACCCGAGCTGGTGGAACCACTACCACCTCGACCACCTCATCACCGGCTGACAGCGCCACGGGCGCGGTGAACCGGTGCCACACCGAGGCGGCCAGCGGTCCACCAGGAGCGGGAGGTCGTGACATGGGGATCGCCTACCAGTTGACACTGGCCGCGGACGTGCCGCTGGAGCAGGTGGCGGGGCTCGACCGAACCGGGCTACCCCGCCTGCTCAGCGCTGACCTCACGGTGCGGCGGGGATATAGCGTCAGCATCCTCGGCGGTATCGACGGTGACGTCGATACCGACGACGACGTAGCCCAGGGGAAGTGGAAACCCGACAGGTACGTCAAGGTCATCTTCGACATGGCCAGGAACGAACCGCCGGAACGGCGACCGCCGTGGCCGGGATCCTGACCGAGCGTCGGGAGAACATGGCACTGGTCCTCGACCACAACTGGCTCCTTCTCACCCGCCCCGACGGCATCCTGCGGTAACACCGACTAGCCAACCTGACGGTGCAGGTCAGGAATGGTGTGTGTAGCCCCGTGGTCGATGAAGGCGATCCAGGTAAGACAGCAAATCGACCCAAAGCCGATGCCCAGCCGGGAGCCTCGCCATGCTGCTTACCTGTCCACGATCTCGTTGTCCAGCCGGATCCTGAACCACCTCGCCGCCCGTGTCCGCAGCGGCCGTTGTCAGCGCGAATCTCGATGGCGGCGGTTGAGCCCCGGCCGGCAGGCACTGCTCGCCCTGGCCCACCTGCGCAACGGCGACACCTACAGGCGCCTCGCCGCCGGCTTCGAGATCGGCACCGCCACCGCCTGGCGCTACGTCCAGGAAGCGATCGTCCTGCTCAGGGTGGCCGCCGAGGACCTGAAAACCGTGATGTGGCGCATCCGCACCCTGGCCTACGCGATCCTGGACGGCACGCCGATCCCCGATCGACCGGGTCGCCAACCAGAAGCCCTACTACTCCGGCAAACACAAGCGGCACGGCGTGGACGTCCAGGTCATAGCCGACACCGTCGACCGGCTCGTGTGGGCCTCGCCGGCCCTGCAGGGTGCCGTCCACGACCTAGCCGCCACCCGCACCCACGGCATCATCTACGCATTGGCCAGCGCAGACGCCCTAACCGTCGCTAACAAGGGCTACCAGGACGCCCACGATAGTGTGCGCAACCCGTTTAGACGGCGGCGATTCCGGCCGAAGTTGTCGCGCCGGCAGAAGGCGATCAACCGCGCCCACGCCAAGATTCGGGCATGCGGCGAGCGGGCGGTCGCCATACTCAAGACCTGGAAGATCCTCACCAAGCTAGGCTGCTGCTCACGCCGGGCGACCGCGATCATGCAGGCGATCCACGTCCTGCCCCACGTCGACGCGAACCGCTACGCAGCACGAAAAGGCTCACCCTTGACACTTCCGCGCCTTGAGTAGAAGACTGGTGCAGTCTTGCCATTGGACTTCGGAAGGGTGGCGGTCTGGTGTCATACGATAAGACCTGCGGCATCTGT
Above is a window of Micromonospora yangpuensis DNA encoding:
- a CDS encoding SitI3 family protein — its product is MGIDYRLTLAGDIPLEEVAHLIAPHRFRESTNAGYPRLLTADLTTEQGFGVSVIAGSNGYFDAEDDDGTQWEWEPERYVNVTFDMTKNDPPETATADMVATVARILTNRPENAALVLNNNWLLLTRTDGTLRKHRAAWWDNYRLTDTFTT
- a CDS encoding SitI3 family protein, which produces MGIAYQLTLAADVPLEQVAGLDRTGLPRLLSADLTVRRGYSVSILGGIDGDVDTDDDVAQGKWKPDRYVKVIFDMARNEPPERRPPWPGS
- a CDS encoding SitI3 family protein is translated as MAVDFRLVLAGDPPVGEVAALTAAEPAETPQPAFKPGLLTARLYDQRGYAVAVRSGNHGYYEFETDDAARWEWEPDTYVNVTFSMRADDLAEKGVPNMVAAVGRVLTGRAEDAALIQDGNYLYLTRIDGVIRKHHPSWWNHYHLDHLITG